One part of the Anaeromyxobacter sp. Fw109-5 genome encodes these proteins:
- a CDS encoding penicillin-binding protein, protein MRPGPDPRATRWIAVRIGAVAVLFAAGFAVVAGRAFQLQVLRRDVLMGEMVDQYRRQLVLKPRRGVITDRSGLLLAGSADAQSVFADPAVLDREDGGAEALRRISRALKLDARAVRRKLGKSGRFLWIARRISPAQAAEVEAIVKATGVRGIALVPETRRYYPKLELASQLLGLVGDDGEGLEGIELALDDVLRGERSKMPSLRDGAGNIVLPHAPKPGQEREGVRVELTIEQGIQLSAERALAAAVKRSRALSGMAVALEPRTGEVLAMASWPPYNPNAPARGAELRNRVVTDSFEPGSTVKALTVAGALARGALHPLDPIDCGNGRYAIGAHVIHDHDALGWAGASKILAVSSNIGASKIAARLGRAGLHASLAAFGLGEKTGLGLPGEIRGQLPVPRSEVSLATQSFGHGLTANALQITNAIAALANGGKLMRPIVVRRIVDPATGEVLEAATPELVRQAVPPAVAETMTRFLVGVVEDEKGTGKRARIDGWRVAGKTGTARKVDPVSGGYASDRHFSSFVGYAPAEAPRIVVGVFLDEPKGDVHGGEIAAPAFREIVIESMRVMGVPATGPTAPRPPAVAASEPAEEEPEGPPPVELAARATGTGSELTVAVPSLAGLPARSAIRALERLDLAADLDGAGRVVQQWPSPGKVVERGTRVRMRLAPTG, encoded by the coding sequence TTGCGCCCCGGTCCCGATCCGCGCGCGACCCGCTGGATCGCCGTCCGGATCGGCGCCGTCGCCGTCCTCTTCGCCGCCGGCTTCGCCGTCGTCGCGGGCCGGGCGTTCCAGCTCCAGGTGCTGCGCCGCGACGTGCTCATGGGCGAGATGGTCGACCAGTACCGGCGGCAGCTCGTGCTGAAGCCGCGGCGCGGCGTCATCACCGATCGCTCGGGCCTGCTGCTCGCCGGCAGCGCCGACGCCCAGTCGGTGTTCGCGGATCCCGCGGTGCTCGACAGGGAGGACGGCGGCGCCGAGGCGCTCCGCCGCATCTCCAGGGCCCTGAAGCTCGACGCCCGCGCCGTCCGCAGGAAGCTCGGCAAGAGCGGCCGCTTCCTGTGGATCGCGCGCCGGATCTCGCCGGCGCAGGCCGCCGAGGTCGAGGCCATCGTGAAGGCCACCGGCGTGCGAGGGATCGCCCTCGTCCCCGAGACCCGCCGTTACTACCCCAAGCTCGAGCTCGCCAGCCAGCTGCTCGGGCTCGTCGGGGACGACGGCGAGGGGCTCGAGGGGATCGAGCTCGCGCTCGACGACGTGCTGCGCGGCGAGCGGTCCAAGATGCCCTCCCTGCGGGACGGGGCCGGGAACATCGTGCTCCCCCACGCCCCCAAGCCCGGCCAGGAGCGCGAGGGCGTGCGGGTCGAGCTCACCATCGAGCAGGGGATCCAGCTCTCCGCCGAGCGCGCCCTCGCCGCGGCGGTGAAGCGCTCGCGCGCGCTCTCCGGCATGGCGGTCGCGCTCGAGCCGCGCACCGGCGAGGTGCTCGCGATGGCGAGCTGGCCTCCCTACAACCCGAACGCTCCCGCCCGCGGCGCCGAGCTGCGCAACCGCGTCGTCACCGACTCGTTCGAGCCGGGCTCGACGGTGAAGGCGCTCACCGTGGCGGGCGCCCTCGCGCGCGGCGCGCTGCACCCGCTCGATCCCATCGACTGCGGCAACGGCCGGTACGCGATCGGCGCCCACGTGATCCACGACCACGACGCGCTCGGCTGGGCGGGCGCCTCGAAGATCCTCGCGGTGAGCTCGAACATCGGGGCGTCCAAGATCGCGGCGCGGCTCGGGCGGGCCGGGCTGCACGCGTCGCTCGCGGCCTTCGGCCTCGGGGAGAAGACCGGCCTCGGGCTGCCGGGCGAGATCCGCGGCCAGCTCCCCGTGCCGCGCTCCGAGGTGTCGCTCGCGACGCAGAGCTTCGGTCACGGCCTCACCGCGAACGCGCTCCAGATCACCAACGCCATCGCCGCGCTCGCGAACGGCGGCAAGCTCATGCGCCCGATCGTGGTCCGGCGCATCGTCGACCCCGCCACCGGCGAGGTGCTCGAGGCGGCGACTCCGGAGCTCGTCCGGCAGGCGGTGCCGCCCGCGGTGGCCGAGACGATGACCCGCTTCCTCGTGGGGGTCGTCGAGGACGAGAAGGGCACCGGGAAGCGCGCCCGGATCGACGGCTGGCGCGTCGCCGGCAAGACCGGCACCGCGCGCAAGGTGGACCCGGTCTCCGGCGGCTACGCCTCGGATCGCCACTTCAGCTCGTTCGTCGGCTACGCGCCTGCGGAGGCGCCGCGCATCGTCGTGGGCGTGTTCCTGGACGAGCCCAAGGGCGACGTGCACGGCGGCGAGATCGCGGCCCCCGCGTTCCGAGAGATCGTCATCGAGTCGATGCGGGTGATGGGAGTGCCCGCGACCGGCCCCACGGCGCCGCGCCCGCCAGCGGTCGCGGCGTCGGAGCCCGCCGAGGAGGAGCCCGAGGGGCCGCCGCCCGTCGAGCTCGCGGCTCGCGCCACGGGGACGGGGAGCGAGCTGACCGTCGCGGTGCCCTCGCTCGCCGGGCTCCCGGCGCGCTCCGCCATCCGCGCGCTCGAGCGGCTGGACCTCGCGGCCGATCTCGACGGTGCGGGCCGCGTGGTGCAGCAGTGGCCGTCGCCCGGCAAGGTGGTGGAGCGCGGGACGCGGGTGCGGATGCGGCTCGCGCCGACCGGGTGA
- a CDS encoding anti-sigma factor antagonist — translation MFEARHQDDVTIIRGVGELTKDELSAIAAIARRARDDGRRVVVDLKNVTHLHYAGAALLKAIPGLRAAGASRYVRDLVHAGGAGGHLELFEDVEAAFRAA, via the coding sequence ATGTTCGAGGCGAGACATCAGGACGACGTGACGATCATCCGTGGCGTGGGAGAGCTCACGAAGGACGAGCTGTCGGCGATCGCCGCCATCGCGCGGCGGGCGCGCGACGACGGGCGGCGCGTGGTGGTCGATCTCAAGAACGTCACGCACCTCCACTACGCGGGCGCCGCGCTCCTGAAGGCGATCCCCGGGCTGCGCGCGGCGGGTGCGAGCCGTTACGTTCGCGATCTCGTCCACGCCGGCGGCGCGGGCGGTCACCTCGAGCTCTTCGAGGACGTGGAGGCGGCCTTCCGGGCGGCGTGA
- a CDS encoding immunity 53 family protein has product MNVAPDATDELEWLQQWYASRCDGQWEHEKGVSIETIDNPGWRVMIDIDKDGFEKGDGVLEVVGDPPSEANQNIGGPDWMICRTQGARFIGAGDAGKLAAIIRCFREKVARAELAAKGEAK; this is encoded by the coding sequence ATGAACGTCGCCCCTGACGCTACTGACGAGTTGGAGTGGCTCCAGCAATGGTACGCGAGCCGATGTGACGGACAGTGGGAGCACGAGAAGGGCGTCAGCATCGAGACCATCGACAACCCGGGCTGGCGGGTGATGATCGACATCGACAAGGACGGCTTCGAGAAGGGCGACGGAGTTCTAGAAGTCGTCGGGGACCCTCCGAGCGAGGCCAATCAGAACATCGGTGGTCCGGACTGGATGATCTGTCGAACCCAGGGTGCTCGATTCATCGGTGCAGGCGACGCTGGCAAGTTGGCTGCGATCATTCGCTGCTTCCGAGAGAAAGTTGCTCGCGCTGAGTTGGCGGCCAAAGGCGAGGCCAAGTAG
- a CDS encoding division/cell wall cluster transcriptional repressor MraZ, whose protein sequence is MFFGTFNHAIDAKGRTSLPVKFRESLAAAGEPRIVLMQYPHWRAVQALPQSVWNELVKKVMDASPLDARTQRSVLKFVSSAHEVDLDANGRVLVPPALREWAGLQKDVVWVGMGRTIHLYDKAAYETQVAEEIPSDQVVDFFGKV, encoded by the coding sequence GTGTTCTTCGGAACCTTCAACCACGCGATCGACGCGAAGGGGCGCACGAGCCTCCCGGTGAAGTTCCGGGAGTCGCTGGCCGCGGCGGGCGAGCCCCGCATCGTGCTGATGCAGTACCCGCACTGGCGGGCGGTGCAGGCGCTCCCGCAGTCGGTCTGGAACGAGCTCGTGAAGAAGGTGATGGACGCCTCTCCGCTCGACGCCCGGACGCAGCGGAGCGTCCTCAAGTTCGTGTCCTCGGCCCACGAGGTGGACCTCGACGCGAACGGCCGCGTCCTCGTGCCGCCGGCGCTGCGCGAGTGGGCGGGGCTGCAGAAGGACGTGGTCTGGGTGGGGATGGGCCGGACCATCCACCTCTACGACAAGGCCGCCTACGAGACGCAGGTGGCCGAGGAGATCCCGAGCGACCAGGTGGTCGACTTCTTCGGGAAGGTGTAG
- the rsmH gene encoding 16S rRNA (cytosine(1402)-N(4))-methyltransferase RsmH, whose amino-acid sequence MSGEFVHASVLAREVVEVLRPAPGKLLLDGTLGGGGHSELLLERGARVIGLDKDPRALAAATARLARWGEAFRAVRADFRDAKNVLSALGLTGVDGTLVDLGVSSPQLDQADRGFSFSRPGPLDMRMGDEGERLEDLLRRIDERELARILREYGEEPFARPIARAVKRAVESDEALDTARLADIVAKAIPRKAWPRRIHPATRTFQALRIAVNDELGALAAWLDGLPATLNVGGRAAAISFHSLEDRMVKERFRALTQACTCPPDLPVCACGARASFAAITRKAVVASEAEVAENPRARSAKLRAVEKIR is encoded by the coding sequence GTGAGCGGGGAATTCGTCCATGCTTCGGTACTCGCGAGAGAGGTCGTCGAGGTCCTGCGCCCCGCCCCGGGCAAGCTCCTGCTCGACGGGACGCTCGGCGGCGGCGGCCACTCTGAGCTCCTGCTGGAGCGGGGGGCGCGCGTGATCGGCCTCGACAAGGATCCGCGCGCGCTGGCCGCCGCGACCGCGCGCCTCGCGCGCTGGGGCGAGGCCTTCCGCGCGGTGCGCGCCGACTTCCGCGACGCCAAGAACGTCCTCTCCGCCCTCGGCCTCACCGGGGTGGACGGGACGCTCGTGGACCTCGGGGTCTCCTCCCCTCAGCTCGACCAGGCCGACCGCGGCTTCTCGTTCTCACGGCCCGGCCCGCTCGACATGCGCATGGGCGACGAGGGCGAGCGGCTCGAGGATCTGCTCCGCCGCATCGACGAGCGCGAGCTCGCCCGCATCCTCCGCGAGTACGGGGAGGAGCCCTTCGCGCGGCCCATCGCCCGCGCCGTGAAGCGCGCCGTCGAGTCGGACGAGGCGCTCGACACCGCGCGCCTCGCCGACATCGTGGCGAAGGCCATCCCGCGCAAGGCCTGGCCGCGGCGGATCCACCCCGCGACGCGCACCTTCCAGGCCCTCCGCATCGCGGTGAACGACGAGCTCGGCGCGCTCGCCGCCTGGCTCGACGGCCTGCCCGCGACGCTCAACGTCGGCGGCCGCGCCGCGGCGATCTCGTTCCACTCGCTCGAGGACCGCATGGTGAAGGAGCGCTTCCGCGCCCTCACCCAGGCCTGCACCTGCCCGCCCGATCTGCCCGTGTGCGCCTGCGGCGCGCGCGCCTCGTTCGCCGCGATCACGCGCAAGGCCGTCGTTGCGTCCGAGGCCGAGGTGGCGGAGAACCCCCGCGCGCGCAGCGCGAAGCTGCGCGCGGTGGAGAAGATCCGATGA
- the mraY gene encoding phospho-N-acetylmuramoyl-pentapeptide-transferase, translating to MLYHFLYPLSGQFGLFNVLRYPSFRIVAAGLVSLLIGLLLGPLFIERMRVLQYGHSNVREDTPERHKKKAGTPSMGGALILLAVTVSTLLFADLGNRLVWAALLVTLGYGVIGFWDDWLKISKRNSKGLAGKKKLVLQVLVVLAVYYGLLTDWQPRTTDGFPFLTIGSLVDLHLTLPFVPTHLFSPSLGWLYLPFMIFVVVATSNAVNLTDGLDGLAIGPTIVSSMTFLALSYVAGATIAGFSLAEYLRIAYIPGAEELGVFCSAIFGAGIAFLWYNTYPASVFMGDVGSLALGGGLGMLAVLTKNEVASAILHGVFLAETVSVILQVWSFRTTGKRIFRMAPIHHHYELKGWAEPKIIVRFWIMSIMLALVALMSLKLR from the coding sequence ATGCTCTATCACTTCCTCTACCCGCTCTCGGGGCAGTTCGGGCTCTTCAACGTCCTGCGCTACCCCTCCTTCCGCATCGTCGCGGCGGGCCTCGTCTCCCTGCTCATCGGCCTGCTCCTCGGACCGCTCTTCATCGAGCGGATGCGCGTCCTGCAGTACGGGCACTCCAACGTCCGCGAGGACACGCCCGAGCGGCACAAGAAGAAGGCCGGCACGCCCTCCATGGGCGGCGCGCTCATCCTCCTCGCCGTCACCGTCTCCACGCTGCTCTTCGCCGACCTCGGGAACCGCCTCGTGTGGGCGGCCCTCCTCGTCACGCTCGGCTACGGCGTGATCGGGTTCTGGGACGACTGGCTCAAGATCTCGAAGCGGAACTCGAAGGGGCTCGCCGGAAAGAAGAAGCTCGTCCTCCAGGTGCTGGTGGTGCTGGCCGTCTACTACGGCCTGCTCACCGACTGGCAGCCGCGCACGACGGACGGGTTCCCCTTCCTCACCATCGGCAGCCTCGTCGACCTGCACCTCACGCTGCCGTTCGTGCCGACGCACCTGTTCTCGCCGTCGCTCGGCTGGCTCTACCTGCCGTTCATGATCTTCGTGGTGGTCGCCACGTCGAACGCGGTGAACCTCACCGACGGGCTCGACGGCCTCGCCATCGGCCCGACCATCGTCTCGTCGATGACGTTCCTCGCGCTCTCCTACGTGGCGGGCGCGACCATCGCCGGCTTCAGCCTGGCCGAGTACCTGCGCATCGCCTACATCCCCGGCGCCGAGGAGCTGGGCGTGTTCTGCTCCGCCATCTTCGGGGCCGGCATCGCGTTCCTCTGGTACAACACGTACCCCGCGTCGGTGTTCATGGGCGACGTCGGCTCGCTCGCGCTGGGCGGCGGCCTCGGCATGCTCGCCGTCCTCACCAAGAACGAGGTGGCGAGCGCCATCCTCCACGGCGTGTTCCTCGCCGAGACGGTCAGCGTCATCCTGCAGGTCTGGTCGTTCCGCACCACCGGCAAGCGCATCTTCCGGATGGCCCCCATCCACCACCACTACGAGCTGAAGGGGTGGGCCGAGCCGAAGATCATCGTACGGTTCTGGATCATGTCGATCATGCTCGCCCTGGTGGCGCTCATGTCCCTGAAGCTGAGGTAG
- the murF gene encoding UDP-N-acetylmuramoyl-tripeptide--D-alanyl-D-alanine ligase codes for MTVPRFSPDELAAATGGRWMGAPPAELAGVSTDTRTIVPGALFVALRGERFDGHAYLGEASAKGAAAAVVAHGAAAGAPLPVLAVPDTLAALGAIARHHRRRFHIPVVGVTGSNGKTTTREMIAGILATRGPVLKTEGNLNNEVGVPLTLLGLGPEHRSAVIEMGMNHPGEIARLAAIAEPYVGVVTLAAAAHLEGLGTVDAVADAKAELYQGLQDTGIVVANADDPRMLKRAQAAGKRMLTFAAGAGRRGDVVVLEIGSQGDDGLHFVLGVGNREVPVHIPGLVGAHNAVNAAAAAAAAISLGCSDREIAQGLAAVRPVGRRLRLERLASGLRLVDDCYNANPASMSAALRTLVDLARPDARAVAVLGDMLELGAFEEPAHRELGGEAARAGVRLLAAFGPRSRATAEAARAAGLETFHTDDMDALVRWARTALAPPSDVLLVKGSRGMKLERLVEALR; via the coding sequence ATGACCGTCCCCCGCTTCTCCCCCGACGAGCTGGCCGCCGCGACCGGCGGACGCTGGATGGGCGCGCCGCCCGCAGAGCTCGCCGGCGTCTCGACCGACACCCGCACGATCGTGCCCGGCGCGCTCTTCGTCGCGCTCCGCGGCGAGCGCTTCGACGGCCACGCCTACCTCGGCGAGGCCTCCGCGAAGGGCGCGGCCGCCGCCGTCGTCGCCCACGGCGCCGCCGCGGGGGCCCCGCTGCCGGTCCTCGCCGTCCCCGACACGCTCGCGGCGCTCGGCGCGATCGCGCGCCACCACCGGCGCCGGTTCCACATCCCGGTCGTGGGGGTCACCGGCTCGAACGGCAAGACCACCACCCGCGAGATGATCGCGGGGATCCTCGCCACGCGCGGGCCGGTCCTCAAGACCGAGGGCAACCTCAACAACGAGGTGGGCGTCCCGCTCACGCTCCTCGGGCTCGGGCCGGAGCACCGCTCGGCCGTGATCGAGATGGGGATGAACCATCCGGGCGAGATCGCCCGGCTCGCCGCCATCGCCGAGCCGTACGTCGGGGTCGTGACGCTCGCCGCCGCCGCGCACCTCGAGGGGCTCGGCACGGTGGACGCGGTGGCGGACGCCAAGGCCGAGCTGTACCAGGGGCTCCAGGACACCGGCATCGTGGTCGCCAACGCGGACGACCCGCGCATGCTGAAGCGGGCGCAGGCCGCCGGCAAGCGCATGCTGACCTTCGCGGCGGGCGCGGGTCGGCGCGGCGACGTGGTCGTGCTCGAGATCGGCTCGCAGGGCGACGACGGCCTCCACTTCGTGCTCGGCGTCGGCAACCGCGAGGTCCCCGTGCACATCCCCGGGCTGGTGGGCGCGCACAACGCCGTGAACGCGGCGGCGGCCGCCGCGGCGGCGATCTCGCTCGGCTGCAGCGACCGCGAGATCGCGCAGGGGCTCGCGGCGGTCCGTCCGGTCGGGCGGCGCCTGCGGCTCGAGCGGCTCGCCTCCGGGCTGCGCCTCGTGGACGACTGCTACAACGCGAACCCGGCGTCGATGTCGGCCGCGCTCCGCACGCTCGTGGACCTCGCGCGGCCCGACGCCCGGGCGGTGGCGGTCCTCGGGGACATGCTGGAGCTCGGCGCCTTCGAGGAGCCGGCGCACCGCGAGCTCGGCGGCGAGGCCGCCCGCGCGGGCGTGAGGCTCCTCGCCGCCTTCGGCCCGCGTTCCCGCGCCACCGCCGAGGCGGCGCGCGCCGCAGGCCTCGAGACCTTCCACACCGACGACATGGACGCGCTCGTCCGCTGGGCCCGGACCGCGCTCGCGCCGCCGTCGGACGTCCTCCTCGTCAAGGGCAGCCGCGGCATGAAGCTCGAGCGGCTGGTCGAGGCCCTCCGCTAG
- a CDS encoding cell division protein FtsL gives MRRAPARGRAAAAPPRASAPTSAVPVARAATVALLVVVLGVFHIWSRTRVVATGYRLGALQAEHTKLTSEHDRLRIEVESLRAPRALEAFARTKLGMAPPDSGPVWAAGPRPATAGAGWAGVDGVDHRSGPAEPSHSSKAGRAAAGPAADSGPLVLNVRGERERGPLRAGRSLPRER, from the coding sequence ATGAGGCGCGCCCCCGCCCGAGGTCGCGCCGCGGCCGCTCCTCCCCGCGCCTCCGCCCCCACGAGCGCCGTGCCCGTCGCCCGGGCCGCCACCGTGGCGCTGCTCGTCGTGGTCCTCGGCGTCTTCCACATCTGGTCCCGCACGCGCGTGGTCGCGACGGGATACCGGCTCGGCGCGCTGCAGGCCGAGCACACGAAGCTCACCTCCGAGCACGACCGCCTCCGCATCGAGGTGGAGAGCCTCCGCGCGCCCCGCGCGCTCGAGGCGTTCGCTCGGACCAAGCTGGGCATGGCTCCGCCGGACTCGGGTCCGGTGTGGGCGGCAGGCCCGCGCCCCGCAACGGCGGGCGCGGGTTGGGCGGGCGTGGACGGTGTGGATCACCGGTCCGGCCCGGCGGAGCCATCCCATTCCTCGAAGGCTGGGCGGGCGGCGGCGGGGCCCGCGGCGGACTCCGGTCCGCTCGTCCTGAACGTCCGGGGCGAGCGCGAGCGGGGCCCGCTGCGGGCGGGCCGCTCCCTGCCGCGCGAGAGGTAG
- a CDS encoding UDP-N-acetylmuramoyl-L-alanyl-D-glutamate--2,6-diaminopimelate ligase, translating to MKLSAVIQGTGARGEAADDHEIVLVTGDSREVVPGALFFALPGAVRDGHDFAAQAAARGAVAIVAERPVACAPAALLLVPSSRRAMAVAAANFHGRPADALRVAGVTGTNGKTTVTYLVEACARAADLPVGVLGTVTQRFPGVERPASHTTPESTTLHAVLAEMRAAGTRAVVLEVSSHALAQERVGGMRFAAAGFTNLTRDHLDYHGDMDAYFAAKRRLFAEHLAPDGVAVVNARDPYGARLAAQLGPGRRVWRYGTRADDTLRAEAVSTGLAGIAATFATPAGPIAIRSPLVGAHNLENLLCAAGLALALGIAPDAVGRGLSASAGAPGRLERIDGRGVSIFVDYAHTDDALGRALEALRALAPRRLLCVFGCGGDRDRGKRPLMGEVAARGADLVVVTSDNPRTEAPEAIIADVLPGLERAGAARLSARAAADGARGFLVEADRRAAIALAVSLAHPGDAVLVAGKGHEDYQLVGTTKHPFSDREEARKALGFV from the coding sequence ATGAAGCTCTCGGCGGTCATCCAGGGTACGGGCGCGCGGGGTGAGGCGGCGGACGATCACGAGATCGTCCTCGTCACGGGCGACTCGCGCGAGGTCGTCCCCGGCGCGCTCTTCTTCGCCCTCCCCGGCGCGGTGCGCGACGGCCACGACTTCGCCGCCCAGGCCGCGGCCCGCGGGGCCGTGGCGATCGTCGCGGAGCGCCCGGTCGCCTGCGCCCCCGCGGCGCTCCTCCTCGTCCCCTCGTCGCGCCGCGCGATGGCGGTGGCGGCCGCGAACTTCCACGGTCGTCCCGCCGACGCGCTCCGCGTCGCCGGCGTCACCGGCACGAACGGCAAGACGACCGTCACCTACCTCGTGGAGGCGTGCGCGCGCGCGGCGGACCTGCCCGTCGGCGTGCTCGGCACGGTCACCCAGCGCTTCCCCGGCGTCGAGCGCCCCGCCAGCCACACCACCCCCGAGTCCACCACCCTCCACGCGGTCCTCGCCGAGATGCGCGCGGCCGGTACGCGGGCGGTCGTGCTCGAGGTCTCCTCGCACGCGCTCGCGCAGGAGCGGGTCGGCGGGATGCGCTTCGCGGCGGCGGGGTTCACGAACCTCACCCGCGATCACCTCGACTACCACGGCGACATGGACGCGTACTTCGCCGCGAAGCGCCGGCTCTTCGCCGAGCACCTCGCGCCCGACGGCGTCGCGGTGGTGAACGCGCGCGATCCGTACGGCGCGCGGCTCGCGGCCCAGCTCGGACCGGGCCGGCGCGTCTGGCGCTACGGCACCCGCGCGGACGACACGCTGCGGGCCGAGGCCGTCTCGACGGGGCTCGCCGGCATCGCGGCCACCTTCGCGACGCCGGCGGGGCCGATCGCGATCCGCTCGCCGCTCGTCGGCGCGCACAACCTCGAGAACCTGCTGTGCGCGGCCGGGCTCGCGCTCGCGCTGGGGATCGCGCCCGACGCAGTCGGGCGGGGCCTGTCCGCCTCGGCCGGGGCGCCCGGGCGGCTCGAGCGCATCGACGGCCGAGGTGTCTCGATCTTCGTGGACTACGCCCACACCGACGACGCGCTCGGCCGCGCGCTGGAGGCGCTCCGCGCCCTCGCGCCGCGGCGGCTCCTGTGCGTGTTCGGCTGCGGCGGCGATCGCGATCGCGGCAAGCGCCCGCTGATGGGCGAGGTCGCCGCCCGCGGCGCCGACCTCGTGGTGGTGACGAGCGACAACCCCCGCACCGAGGCGCCCGAGGCCATCATCGCGGACGTCCTGCCCGGCCTCGAGCGGGCGGGCGCGGCGCGCCTCTCCGCCCGGGCCGCGGCCGACGGCGCGCGCGGCTTCCTCGTCGAGGCCGACCGCCGCGCCGCGATCGCCCTCGCAGTCTCCCTCGCGCACCCCGGCGACGCCGTGCTCGTCGCCGGCAAGGGGCACGAGGACTACCAGCTCGTCGGCACGACGAAGCACCCCTTCTCCGACCGCGAGGAGGCCCGGAAGGCCCTCGGCTTCGTATGA
- a CDS encoding NAD(P)-dependent oxidoreductase codes for MPSLRGKTLFITGASRGIGKAIGIAAAREGANVVVAAKSSAPNPKLPGTIHDAAQEIEAAGGKALAVHCDIRDEAEIAAAVKAAAERFGGIDVLVNNASAIFLAGTVATPMKRYDLMHQVNARGTFACSQACIPLLEKSANPHILNLSPPLSLNPRWFAPHVAYTMAKYGMSLCVLGMAEELREQGIAVNALWPRTVIATAALNLLGGEETARHGRTPEIVADAAVAILKRESRSCTGNFFIDEDVLREEGVAGFARYAVEPGQELMPDLFLD; via the coding sequence ATGCCTTCACTTCGAGGAAAGACGCTCTTCATCACCGGCGCGAGCCGCGGCATCGGCAAGGCGATCGGCATCGCCGCCGCCCGCGAGGGCGCGAACGTGGTGGTCGCGGCGAAGTCGAGCGCGCCGAACCCGAAGCTGCCGGGGACGATCCACGACGCCGCCCAGGAGATCGAGGCCGCCGGAGGAAAGGCGCTCGCGGTCCACTGCGACATCCGCGACGAGGCGGAGATCGCGGCGGCGGTGAAGGCGGCGGCGGAGCGGTTCGGGGGGATCGACGTGCTCGTCAACAACGCGAGCGCGATCTTCCTCGCGGGCACCGTGGCCACGCCGATGAAGCGCTACGACCTCATGCACCAGGTGAACGCGCGGGGCACCTTCGCCTGCTCGCAGGCGTGCATCCCGCTCCTGGAGAAGAGCGCGAACCCCCACATCCTGAACCTGTCGCCGCCGCTCTCCCTGAACCCGCGCTGGTTCGCCCCGCACGTCGCGTACACCATGGCGAAGTACGGCATGAGCCTGTGCGTGCTCGGGATGGCGGAGGAGCTGCGCGAGCAGGGCATCGCGGTGAACGCCCTCTGGCCGCGCACCGTGATCGCGACCGCGGCCCTGAACCTCCTCGGCGGCGAGGAGACGGCGAGGCACGGCCGGACTCCGGAGATCGTCGCGGACGCGGCGGTGGCGATCCTGAAGCGCGAGAGCCGGAGCTGCACCGGCAACTTCTTCATCGACGAGGACGTGCTTCGGGAGGAGGGCGTCGCGGGCTTCGCGAGGTACGCGGTGGAGCCGGGGCAGGAGCTGATGCCGGACCTGTTCCTCGACTGA